The Chitinibacter bivalviorum genomic interval TGGCTTTGAAGTTAGGTGGCTTGGGGATCACGAAAAATACGCATGTCGTCGCCTATGACGCCAGTGGCGGGCCATTTGCGGCTCGCTTGTGGTGGCTATTGCGTTGGTTGGGGGCAGAAAACGTGCAAGTGCTGGACGGTGGCGTTGCCGCTTGGCTAGCCGCTGGCGGCGACATGGTGAGCGAATTAGCGCCGATCACGCCGACTGAGTTTGTGGCCAGCCCAAATGATGCGCTGCATGTCAGTGCTGATGAGGTCTTGGCCAATATTGCGGTGCCCCAATTTCAAATTGTCGATGCCCGTACTGCCGAGCGTTTTGTCGGCGTGGGTGAAACACTCGATCCGGCTGGTGGACATATTCCGGAGGCCGCCAATCGATTTTTTATGCTCAATTTGCAAGATGGGTATTTTAAATCGGCTGACGTTTTGCGCGAAGAATGGGTGGTATTGCTGGGTGAACTAAGCCCTGATGAGCTTGTGCACCAATGCGGTAGTGGGGTAACGGCCTGTCATAATCTATTGGCGCTCGAAGTGGCCGGGATGCCGGGTGGCCGTTTGTATGCAGGCTCATGGAGTGAATGGTGCAGCGACCCAACGCGGCCAGTAGAAAAATAGACAAAAGGAGCTAACGCTCCTTTTTTTACAGCCAGCGCCTGACTTTGGCGCAATAGGCATCAAATTCGGCACCGAATAATTCGCGCATCGCCTGTTCTTCTGGGGCAATCTGAAATCGGTTTAGATATCCCACAAACAGTGGCAACAGCGTGAAGGCAGCCAAATTGGCCTGCCAATCAGCCCAGCCAATCAGAACTAATAAAAACCCCAAATACATAGGATTGCGCGAATAAGCGTAAATCCCGCGTTGTACCAATTGGGATGCCGCTTTTGGCTGGCGTGGATCAAACGTCGTTTGGGCGCGACGAAATGCGTGCCCGCCCGCCAATACCACGGCGATGCCCAGCATGATGAGCATCAAGCCGATGGGGCCATTTAGCGGGAGCTGGACATTCAACTGCGGTAGCGCTGCGGCCAAGCCCGCTTGCAATATGGCGATGATCAATACCAAAGCCATGGGCATAATTTTAAGTTCAAGATGTTTGAGCATAAACGTCGTCGATATGAAATTGACCTCAGTGTGCGAGTTGAATCATTTGCTGATTAATGGGCGATTCATCGGTTTGAGGTGTTTTAAGTGATTGGATTTCTTGAGAATTGCTTGAGGTGGCCGCAATCTGTTTGCAATAAAAAAGGAGGCCGCAGCCTCCTTTTTTATTCAGTCTCACTGATTATTTGGCTTCAGCTTTGCCGCCACCAACGACTTCCAGCACTTCCCATTTACCATTTTTCACCGTGTAAACAGTAACCGCACCGTTTTTCAGGTCGCCTTTTTCATCAAAAGAGATGTTGCCAGTTGCGCCGCTGTATTCGGTTTTAGCCAATTCTGGCAGGTATTTAGCTGGGTCAGAAGAGCCTGCTTTTTGCATCGCGCCCACCATGACTTTAACCGCGTCGTAGCAGAATGGTGCGTACAGTTGCACTTCAGTACCAAACTTGGCTTTGAATTTCTCAGCAAATTCTTTGCCGCCTGGCATTTGCTCCGTCGGTACGCCTGGGATAGAAGCGATCATGCCTTCAGAATCTGCGCCAGCCAATTTGATGAATTCTGGCGTTTGAGTACCGTCACCGCCCATGACTTTGGCGTTGATACCCAGTTTTTTCGCTTGTTTCTTCAGTGGCGCGCCTTGTGCATCCATACCGCCGAAGAAGATCAGGTCAGGCTTGCTGCCTTTAATGGTCGTTAAAATTGCATTGAAGTCGGTTTCTTGGTTGGTCGTGAATTCACGGCGAACTACTTCTGCGCCAGCCGCTTTGGCTGCTTTTTCAAATTCGTCTGCCAAACCTTGGCCGTAGGCAGTGCGGTCATCAATGATCGCTACTTTTTTCGCGCCCAGTTTCACGGCATAAGAACCGAGTACTTTACCTTGCTGTGCATCGTTGGCCATAACGCGGAAGGCAGTTTTAAAGCCTTGTGCCGTGTAGGTCACAGCCGTTGCCGATGGAGAAATTTGTGGAATGCCGGCGTCAGAATAAATTTTTGACGCTGGAATCGTCGTGCCTGAGTTAAGGTGGCCGATGATGCCCGATACTTTCTGGTCTACAAAACGCTGCGCTACGGTCGTTGCTGTTTTTGGATCGGCTTGATCATCTTCTGAAATCAATTCGAGTTTGACTTTTTTGCCTGCGATATCCACGCCACCCGCTTCGTTGATTTCGTCGATGGCCATTTTGACGCCATTCTCGTTATCTTTACCCAAGTGAGCGATATTGCCGGTCAGTGGCGCTGCGTGGCCGATTTTGATGACATCGGCAGCAGGCGCGGCTTCAACTTTAGAAGCAGGTACTGCGCTGGCTTGTTCGGTTGTAGCGGCTGGCTCTTGTTTGCCACAAGCAGTCATGGCCAAAATTGCAGCAGCGATCAGGCTGTAACGAGCAATAGTCATTTGGAATTCCCCAGTAAGTGGTTTTGTCAGACTTTATAAGTATTGAGCGCAAGGTATTGCATTTCTCATGCAAGGCAATCAACTAGCCATTAGCATTAGAAAGTACAAGTATCTGCTTCGCAATCTGCCGTCTTGAATCAGGGTTATCCTGTATCTGTACCGCAACAGTTTGATGCAGGATGTCAGGTTACAGTTTTGGGGTTCAGGTTTGGTCGAATGAAACAGCTGCAAAGCCACGGTTTTGTTGATTTGTTGCAATGCAATTAAATGATTGGCACTTCACACTGAAAGCAGGCAAAAAGGCCACTTATACGGGTATTGTAGTAGTCGTAAATTTGCTACATTTTTTCTGCCAGGCGCAAAAAAAGGGAGCCTAAGCTCCCTTTTTTTAGTGGCGGATACGCAATGATTACTTAGCGCCACCCACCATTTCTGCCAATTCCCATTTGCCATTTTTCACGACATAAACGCCCACTGCGGCATTTTTAACGTCGCCTTTGTCGTCAAACTGGATAGGGCCAGTCAAACCTTTTGATTCGATTTTGGCCAGTACCGGCAAGTACTTCGCAGGGTCAGCCGAACCCGCTTGTTTCATCGCAGCCAGCATCAGCTTGGTCGCATCGTAGCTATAAGGTGCATACACTTGCACTTCTACGCCATATTTGGTTTTGAATTTTTCTTTAAATTCCAGGCCGCCAGGCATTTGATCGACTGATTGACCCGCTGACGAGCCATAAGTGCCTTCTGCATCAGCACCCGCCAGTTTCAAGAATTCAGGCGATTTTGTACCGTCCGCGCCCATCACAATCGCGGTTAGACCCAGTTTTTTGCTTTGTTTTTTCAGTGGTGCCGATTGTGCATCCATACCGCCGAAGAAAATCAGGTCGGGTTTTGCGCCTTTAATATTGGTCAGGATGGAATTGAAATCGGTTTCTTGATTGGTCGTGAATTCGCGTTTAACGATTTCAGCGCCAGCTGCTTTAGCCGCTTTTTCGAACTCATCGGCCAAACCTTGGCCGTAAGCAGTGCGGTCATCAACGATGGCGATTTTCTTGGCGTTCAGTTTGCCAACCGCGTATTGCGCCAACACTTGACCTTGTTGGCCGTCATTGGCAGTCAGGCGGAATGCTGTTTTGAAGCCTTGTGCGGTGTAGGCTAGGGCAGTCGCAGACGGCGAAATTTGTGGAATGCCGGCGTCGTTATAGATTTTTGACGCAGGAATGCTGGTGCCTGATGTCAAATGACCCACGACACCGGCAATCTTTTGATCCACAAAACGCTGTGCAACCGTGGTAGCGTTTTTCGGGTCAGCTTGGTCGTCTTCAGCGACCAGAACCACTTTCTTTTTGCTGCCGCCCAAATCCAGACCGCCTTCAGCATTCACTTCTTCGATGGCCATTTGTGCGCCGTATTCAACGTCTTTACCCAAATGCGCGATATTGCCGGTCAATGGCGCAGCCAAACCGATTTTGACAGTATCGCTACCGGTTTCAGTGGTGGCAGCAGGTGCGCTAGCCGCTTCGGTGGCTTGAGGCGTTTGCTGTTTGCAAGCAGAAAGGCCGAGAATGGCCGCAGCGATCAGGGTGTAAGAGGTCAATTTCATGATTTTTTGATTTCCGAGTG includes:
- a CDS encoding sulfurtransferase, which translates into the protein MKPLISAAELKTILPQDNLVIVDCRHDLANVDAGRAAYLAGHIPGARFLHLDEDLSAPKNGRNGRHPLPNAASLALKLGGLGITKNTHVVAYDASGGPFAARLWWLLRWLGAENVQVLDGGVAAWLAAGGDMVSELAPITPTEFVASPNDALHVSADEVLANIAVPQFQIVDARTAERFVGVGETLDPAGGHIPEAANRFFMLNLQDGYFKSADVLREEWVVLLGELSPDELVHQCGSGVTACHNLLALEVAGMPGGRLYAGSWSEWCSDPTRPVEK
- a CDS encoding methyltransferase family protein, with product MLKHLELKIMPMALVLIIAILQAGLAAALPQLNVQLPLNGPIGLMLIMLGIAVVLAGGHAFRRAQTTFDPRQPKAASQLVQRGIYAYSRNPMYLGFLLVLIGWADWQANLAAFTLLPLFVGYLNRFQIAPEEQAMRELFGAEFDAYCAKVRRWL
- a CDS encoding branched-chain amino acid ABC transporter substrate-binding protein, giving the protein MTIARYSLIAAAILAMTACGKQEPAATTEQASAVPASKVEAAPAADVIKIGHAAPLTGNIAHLGKDNENGVKMAIDEINEAGGVDIAGKKVKLELISEDDQADPKTATTVAQRFVDQKVSGIIGHLNSGTTIPASKIYSDAGIPQISPSATAVTYTAQGFKTAFRVMANDAQQGKVLGSYAVKLGAKKVAIIDDRTAYGQGLADEFEKAAKAAGAEVVRREFTTNQETDFNAILTTIKGSKPDLIFFGGMDAQGAPLKKQAKKLGINAKVMGGDGTQTPEFIKLAGADSEGMIASIPGVPTEQMPGGKEFAEKFKAKFGTEVQLYAPFCYDAVKVMVGAMQKAGSSDPAKYLPELAKTEYSGATGNISFDEKGDLKNGAVTVYTVKNGKWEVLEVVGGGKAEAK
- a CDS encoding branched-chain amino acid ABC transporter substrate-binding protein — translated: MKLTSYTLIAAAILGLSACKQQTPQATEAASAPAATTETGSDTVKIGLAAPLTGNIAHLGKDVEYGAQMAIEEVNAEGGLDLGGSKKKVVLVAEDDQADPKNATTVAQRFVDQKIAGVVGHLTSGTSIPASKIYNDAGIPQISPSATALAYTAQGFKTAFRLTANDGQQGQVLAQYAVGKLNAKKIAIVDDRTAYGQGLADEFEKAAKAAGAEIVKREFTTNQETDFNSILTNIKGAKPDLIFFGGMDAQSAPLKKQSKKLGLTAIVMGADGTKSPEFLKLAGADAEGTYGSSAGQSVDQMPGGLEFKEKFKTKYGVEVQVYAPYSYDATKLMLAAMKQAGSADPAKYLPVLAKIESKGLTGPIQFDDKGDVKNAAVGVYVVKNGKWELAEMVGGAK